A region of the Deltaproteobacteria bacterium GWC2_65_14 genome:
AGCGGATGGGACTCGGCTACCCGGGGGGGATCGAGATCGACCGGCTCGCGCGCGCGGGGGACCCGGAGCGGATCCCGTTTCCGCGGGCATGGCTTTCCCGGGATTCGGCCGACTTCTCCTTCTCGGGGCTGAAGACCTCCCTGCGCAATTTCCTCTCCTCTCCCGCGGGGAAACAGGCCCGCCCGGAGGAGGTCGCCGCCTCCTTCCAGGAGGCGGTGGTGGAGGTCCTCGTGGGGAAGACGCTCGCCTCGGCAACGCGGGAGGGGATCCCCCGGGTGGTCCTGGCCGGCGGGGTCTCCGCGAACTCCCGGCTCCGGTCCCGGATCCTCGAGGAGGGGAACCGCGCCGGCGTGCGGGTTTTCCTGCCCTCTCTCGCCCTCTGCACCGACAACGCGGCCATGGTGGCGCTCCTCGGCGAACGCCGTCTGTCCGCCGGCAGGGCCTCCGGACTCGAGCTGAACGCGTATGCGGCCTCCCGGTTCTCCCGCTGACCACCCCGGTCGTCTCCTGCGGGAACTCGGGATTTCTCCCCGGAAGAGACACGGCCAGAATTTCCTCCACGACCGGAACGTCGCGAGGAAGATCGTGGCGGTCGCCCGGGAGCTCGGCCCTCCCTTTCTCGAGATCGGGGCGGGGCTGGGGGCGCTGACGGCGCTCCTGGCAGACGCGGGGGAGAAAACGGTCGCCGTGGAGGTGGATCGGGGCCTGGCGCAGTTCCTGCGGGGGCGGTACGCGGGGACCTCCGTCGAAATCCTGGAAGCCGACTTCCTCCCCGTCCCGGGGGGGGAGTGGCTGCGCAGCTTCCCCCGGGGCGGAACCGTGGTCGGGAACCTTCCCTACTCCCTCTCCTCCCCGATCGTTCTCCGCCTGATGGAACTGCGGGAGATCTTCCCCCGCGCGGTGCTCATGCTTCAGAAGGAGATGGCCGGACGGCTGTGCGCCTCCCCCGGGGGGAAGGAGTACGGCATCCTCTCCGTCTACCTTTCCGTCCTCTCGGAAGCCAGGCTGGAGTTCCCGGTGCGCCGGACCTGCTTCACCCCCTCCCCGGAGGTCGACTCCGCCGTCTTTTCGATCCGGTTCCGGCCCGATATCGACGGACAGACGTTCCGCCGGCTCCAGACGGTCGTCCGCGCCTCCTTCGCGCGCAGGAGGAAGACGCTTCGGAACGCTCCCGTCGATTTTCTCCCGGGCGGCACGGAGCGGTGGTGCGACCTCCTTTCCCGGTCCGGGGTCGACCCCTCCGCGCGCGCCGAGGCCGTCTCCCCGGAGTCCTACCTGAGACTGGCCGCCGCCCTCCCGAAGGACCCCGGCCCGGGATAGCCCGCGGGTTCTCCGG
Encoded here:
- a CDS encoding ribosomal RNA small subunit methyltransferase A, whose protein sequence is MRELGISPRKRHGQNFLHDRNVARKIVAVARELGPPFLEIGAGLGALTALLADAGEKTVAVEVDRGLAQFLRGRYAGTSVEILEADFLPVPGGEWLRSFPRGGTVVGNLPYSLSSPIVLRLMELREIFPRAVLMLQKEMAGRLCASPGGKEYGILSVYLSVLSEARLEFPVRRTCFTPSPEVDSAVFSIRFRPDIDGQTFRRLQTVVRASFARRRKTLRNAPVDFLPGGTERWCDLLSRSGVDPSARAEAVSPESYLRLAAALPKDPGPG